One window of the Gammaproteobacteria bacterium genome contains the following:
- a CDS encoding aldo/keto reductase has protein sequence MTYGEQNSEKEAHEQLACAWDHGVNCLDTAEMYAVPTRAETQGLSEAYVGSWMRSRSRDSVIVFGKVTSTSPKTWIPPNRLPPQPPAPPRLTPESIRAAVHGSLKRLQTDYIDLMELHWPERYVGTMFGAWEYKRSREQTDVVPFEDQVGALARLIEEGKLRAWGLSNETTYGLCQFHQTAASMDVPLPATVQNDFSLLDRSMEPELAEAITPRHLNISFLVYGALNGGLLSGKYFDGTPQEGRHCLWPDFQPRYHSDLSRRAAQQYVTLAKEYGLTPVELALGWTLSREYVSSTIIGATKMDQLRVCLATVGVSISDELSTAVDEIHKVFPNPNKSAGVISPGFIKDVRKGI, from the coding sequence ATGACCTATGGTGAACAGAACTCTGAAAAAGAGGCGCACGAACAACTGGCTTGCGCGTGGGATCACGGAGTGAATTGCCTGGATACCGCCGAGATGTACGCAGTGCCGACACGCGCAGAAACTCAGGGCCTGTCCGAGGCGTATGTTGGTTCCTGGATGCGTAGTCGATCGCGCGATAGTGTGATTGTGTTTGGCAAGGTGACGAGCACCAGTCCCAAGACATGGATACCGCCAAATCGCCTACCACCCCAGCCCCCTGCACCACCCCGTCTGACGCCGGAATCTATTCGTGCCGCGGTACATGGAAGCCTTAAACGGCTGCAGACAGACTACATCGACCTGATGGAACTGCATTGGCCGGAGCGTTATGTCGGTACAATGTTCGGTGCCTGGGAATACAAGCGCAGCCGAGAGCAGACCGATGTGGTCCCGTTTGAAGATCAAGTCGGCGCGCTCGCACGGTTGATCGAGGAGGGCAAACTGCGGGCCTGGGGACTGAGCAATGAGACTACGTACGGTCTCTGTCAGTTCCATCAGACAGCAGCTTCTATGGACGTACCCTTGCCGGCTACGGTACAGAATGATTTCAGCCTGCTGGACCGCTCGATGGAACCCGAACTCGCGGAGGCGATCACACCCAGACACCTGAATATTTCTTTTCTGGTCTACGGAGCCTTGAATGGTGGACTGTTGAGCGGAAAATACTTCGATGGAACACCACAGGAGGGTCGACACTGCCTGTGGCCCGACTTTCAGCCCCGTTATCACTCTGACCTGAGCCGCCGAGCGGCCCAGCAGTACGTCACCCTGGCTAAAGAGTACGGGCTGACACCGGTAGAGCTCGCTTTAGGTTGGACGCTGTCGCGTGAATATGTCAGTTCGACGATTATCGGTGCGACTAAAATGGATCAGCTGAGGGTCTGTCTGGCAACGGTAGGCGTCAGTATTAGTGATGAACTAAGCACTGCTGTTGATGAGATCCATAAGGTTTTCCCGAATCCCAATAAGTCTGCGGGGGTGATTTCTCCAGGCTTCATCAAAGATGTCCGCAAGGGCATTTAG